A region from the Sandaracinus amylolyticus genome encodes:
- the nhaA gene encoding Na+/H+ antiporter NhaA, whose product MTHRDEHLEGEHAVERVALPTPPGAWDPVRNAVRGALRPIEHFLHVEASGGILLMGAASIALVWASSPWSDDYEHLLETPVVLRVGGVGIEADLRFVVNELLMTLFFFVVGLEIKREIVHGELSHPRRAALPIAAAIGGMTVPALIYVALNPHVPARSGWGVPMATDIAFAVGVLTLLGRRVPPALRVLLLTLAIADDVGAVIVIALFYSNGIALGGLLLVVLAVLLTLVLQKAGVRRAWLYVLPGILAWEGMHSAGVHPTLAGVMLGLMTPTSAWLGPHGAIHLTRHAVTRLSSVVGTGEAHPTQLLGPLRDLELARREAISPVERLAAKLHPWVAWGIMPLFALANAGVPLDPSSFDAEYAPVMLGVVAGLVIGKPLGVLAGAGLVVGLRIAPLPRGVTWAGVGVVGLCAGIGFTMAIFVGDLAFDGPALVATKLAILAASMIAGVLAMVVGSVVLRDARAVPGAARTESEAEASTVA is encoded by the coding sequence ATGACGCACCGCGACGAGCACCTCGAGGGCGAGCACGCGGTGGAGCGTGTCGCGCTCCCGACCCCGCCGGGCGCTTGGGATCCCGTGCGGAACGCGGTGCGCGGCGCACTGCGCCCCATCGAGCATTTCCTCCATGTCGAGGCATCCGGCGGGATCCTGCTCATGGGCGCAGCATCGATCGCGCTCGTGTGGGCCAGCTCACCGTGGAGCGACGACTACGAGCACCTGCTCGAGACGCCGGTCGTGCTGCGCGTCGGAGGCGTCGGCATCGAGGCCGACCTGCGCTTCGTCGTGAACGAGCTGCTGATGACGCTCTTCTTCTTCGTCGTCGGGCTCGAGATCAAGCGCGAGATCGTGCACGGCGAGCTCAGCCATCCACGCCGCGCAGCGCTCCCGATCGCCGCCGCGATCGGCGGCATGACCGTGCCGGCGCTGATCTACGTAGCCCTCAATCCGCACGTCCCGGCGCGGAGCGGTTGGGGCGTGCCGATGGCGACCGACATCGCGTTCGCGGTCGGCGTGCTGACGCTGCTCGGACGACGCGTGCCGCCCGCGCTCCGCGTGCTGCTGCTGACGCTCGCGATCGCCGACGACGTCGGCGCGGTGATCGTGATCGCGCTCTTCTACTCGAACGGGATCGCGCTCGGCGGGCTGCTGCTCGTGGTGCTCGCGGTGCTGCTGACGCTCGTGCTGCAGAAGGCCGGCGTGCGGCGCGCGTGGCTCTACGTGCTGCCGGGCATCCTCGCGTGGGAGGGCATGCACTCGGCCGGCGTCCATCCGACGCTCGCGGGCGTGATGCTCGGGCTGATGACGCCGACGAGCGCGTGGCTCGGTCCGCACGGCGCGATCCACCTGACGCGCCACGCGGTGACGCGGCTGTCGAGCGTCGTGGGCACCGGAGAGGCGCATCCCACGCAGCTCCTCGGTCCGCTGCGCGATCTCGAGCTCGCGCGTCGCGAAGCGATCTCGCCGGTCGAGCGCCTCGCGGCGAAGCTGCACCCGTGGGTCGCGTGGGGGATCATGCCGCTCTTCGCGCTCGCCAACGCGGGCGTGCCGCTCGACCCGTCTTCGTTCGACGCCGAGTACGCGCCGGTGATGCTCGGCGTCGTCGCCGGTCTCGTGATCGGGAAGCCGCTCGGTGTGCTCGCGGGCGCGGGGCTCGTCGTCGGGCTGCGCATCGCGCCGCTGCCGCGCGGAGTGACGTGGGCGGGCGTGGGCGTCGTCGGTCTCTGCGCGGGCATCGGGTTCACGATGGCGATCTTCGTCGGCGACCTCGCGTTCGACGGTCCGGCGCTCGTCGCGACGAAGCTCGCGATCCTCGCGGCGTCGATGATCGCGGGCGTGCTCGCGATGGTCGTCGGATCGGTGGTGCTGCGCGACGCGCGCGCGGTGCCGGGCGCGGCGCGCACCGAGAGCGAGGCCGAGGCTTCGACGGTCGCATGA
- a CDS encoding nuclear transport factor 2 family protein: MHTNTSSRPELLGPVARFFAHQTTDPEAVARCFTEDAVVLDEGRQHRGRAAIAAWSADSVANYRFTTEPLGSETAAERTTVTALVRGSFPGSPIQLRYRFAVRGELITRLEITP; this comes from the coding sequence ATGCACACGAACACGTCGTCCCGTCCCGAGCTGCTCGGGCCCGTCGCGCGCTTCTTCGCACACCAGACGACCGATCCGGAGGCCGTCGCTCGGTGCTTCACCGAGGACGCCGTCGTGCTGGACGAGGGGCGCCAGCACCGCGGTCGCGCCGCCATCGCGGCGTGGAGCGCGGACAGCGTCGCGAATTATCGGTTCACGACCGAGCCGCTCGGCTCCGAGACCGCAGCGGAGCGAACCACGGTCACCGCGCTGGTGCGCGGCAGCTTCCCGGGCAGCCCCATCCAGCTGCGATATCGCTTCGCCGTGCGCGGCGAGCTCATCACCCGACTCGAGATCACGCCGTGA
- a CDS encoding DJ-1/PfpI family protein: MRIAIPVFQGVDELDAIAPYEILRSAASEPPGLEVVLCALDAPSVIEGAHGLRIEVRDAIPSTCDWVIVPGGGWTRGDQGVRAQIAQTKLARELQRLRATGASVASVCTGAMLLSAAGFLRGRPCTTHQVARDALEKNGGVLVDARVVDDGDVITAGGVTSGIDLALHLIARLCGEEAAQRASTRAEHPRTASIWTRR, translated from the coding sequence ATGCGCATCGCGATCCCGGTGTTCCAAGGCGTCGACGAGCTCGACGCGATCGCTCCCTACGAGATCCTCCGCAGCGCGGCGAGCGAGCCACCGGGGCTCGAGGTCGTGCTGTGCGCGCTCGATGCACCGAGCGTGATCGAGGGCGCGCACGGGCTGCGCATCGAGGTGCGCGACGCGATCCCGAGCACGTGCGACTGGGTGATCGTGCCGGGCGGCGGATGGACGCGCGGCGATCAAGGCGTGCGCGCGCAGATCGCGCAGACGAAGCTCGCGCGCGAGCTGCAGCGGCTGCGCGCGACCGGCGCGAGCGTGGCCTCGGTGTGCACGGGCGCGATGCTGCTCTCGGCCGCGGGCTTCCTGCGCGGTCGTCCGTGCACGACGCACCAGGTCGCGCGCGACGCGCTCGAGAAGAACGGCGGCGTGCTCGTCGACGCACGCGTGGTCGACGACGGCGACGTGATCACCGCGGGCGGCGTGACGAGCGGGATCGACCTCGCGCTGCATCTGATCGCACGCCTGTGCGGCGAGGAGGCGGCACAGCGCGCATCGACGCGCGCGGAGCATCCGCGGACTGCGTCCATCTGGACGCGGAGATGA
- a CDS encoding DUF1152 domain-containing protein encodes MTSLAHSPLVTRLGAARRILIAGAGGGYDVYCGVPLFLALRAQGKDVHLANLSFTYLGDTDAVRTHPVIARVDARTRGAERYFPEQALCELLSARGIDAPIHCFEKVGVAPLREAYAELAATLDLDAIVLVDGGTDILMRGDEPGLGTPEEDATSLAAVAGLASIAHRLVTCLGFGIDHFHGVSHVSVLEAVAALQREHAFLGAFSLLPSMPEARVFLDAVEHAERRFPRGSIVNGSIASALAGEFGDVKRLARTERSELFVNPLMCLYWTFELEALARRSLYLKMLEGTETIFEVSARIEAFRRAAPIRPRRPMPL; translated from the coding sequence GTGACGTCGCTCGCGCATTCGCCACTCGTGACGCGTCTCGGCGCAGCGCGGCGGATCCTGATCGCGGGCGCGGGAGGCGGGTACGACGTCTATTGTGGAGTGCCGTTGTTCCTCGCGTTGCGCGCGCAGGGCAAGGACGTCCACCTCGCGAATCTCTCGTTCACCTACCTCGGCGATACCGACGCGGTTCGCACGCATCCCGTGATCGCGCGCGTCGATGCGCGCACGCGTGGCGCGGAGCGCTACTTCCCCGAGCAAGCGCTCTGCGAGCTCCTCTCGGCGCGCGGGATCGACGCGCCGATCCACTGCTTCGAGAAGGTCGGAGTGGCGCCCTTGCGAGAGGCGTACGCCGAGCTCGCAGCAACGCTCGATCTCGACGCGATCGTCCTGGTCGACGGCGGGACCGACATCCTGATGCGCGGCGACGAGCCGGGGCTCGGCACGCCCGAGGAGGACGCGACGAGCCTCGCCGCCGTCGCGGGGCTCGCGTCGATCGCGCATCGCCTCGTGACGTGTCTCGGGTTCGGCATCGATCACTTCCACGGCGTCTCGCACGTGTCGGTGCTCGAGGCCGTCGCCGCCCTCCAGCGCGAGCACGCGTTCCTCGGCGCGTTCTCGCTGCTTCCATCGATGCCCGAAGCGCGCGTGTTCCTCGACGCGGTGGAGCACGCGGAGCGACGCTTTCCGCGTGGCAGCATCGTGAACGGCTCGATCGCGTCGGCGCTCGCCGGCGAGTTCGGCGATGTGAAACGGCTCGCGCGCACCGAGCGCAGCGAGCTCTTCGTGAACCCGCTGATGTGTCTCTACTGGACGTTCGAGCTCGAGGCGCTCGCACGGCGCTCGCTCTATCTGAAGATGCTCGAAGGCACCGAGACCATCTTCGAGGTGAGCGCTCGAATCGAAGCGTTCCGGCGCGCCGCGCCGATCCGGCCGCGCCGGCCGATGCCGCTGTGA
- a CDS encoding carotenoid oxygenase family protein — protein MRSPDPWIHGRSEALAGAPSDPFEVIARAYAPVQDEVDVEVPITFGAIPRDLSGTYFRNGPGRVSIGGDRYGHPFDGDGMVVRFAFDEGRVRYRNRYVRTRGFVDEQRAGRMLYRGFGSQRPGGLLANLGRTRFKNAANTSVLWHGGVLRALWEGGAPHRIDPRTLETIGVDDLGGLLRPERAIERALAPEHAFTAHPAIDPRSGELWGFGVIGGPRARLAIYRLDAEGAPIERRFVALPRLAFVHDFVLTERFLVFLLAPIAFDLARAIVGLASPVDALRRDPSLGTTVLVVPRDGGALRTIEARAGFVFHHVAGWDEGTREIVIDTLRMDDFEGGTIDVLDPAALRRVRVPRAVPTRMIVDLATRRVREEVHIDADVELPTIDPRRRTRPARIAYAVARPSGWSAISHPAIARLDLASREVHMRDLAPDLPGEPLYVPRPYAPEGEGYVLTIVYRAETHRSELWVLDARDLSTVARATLPHHVPLGFHGTFVPS, from the coding sequence ATGCGCTCTCCGGACCCTTGGATCCACGGCCGCTCCGAAGCGCTCGCAGGTGCGCCGAGCGATCCCTTCGAGGTGATCGCGCGCGCCTACGCGCCGGTGCAGGACGAGGTCGACGTCGAGGTGCCGATCACCTTCGGCGCGATCCCGCGCGATCTCTCGGGCACGTACTTCCGCAACGGACCGGGGCGCGTCTCGATCGGCGGCGATCGATACGGCCATCCGTTCGACGGGGACGGCATGGTGGTGCGGTTCGCGTTCGACGAAGGACGCGTGCGCTACCGCAACCGCTACGTGCGCACGCGCGGCTTCGTCGACGAGCAGCGCGCGGGGCGCATGTTGTATCGCGGCTTCGGATCGCAGCGCCCGGGCGGCCTGCTCGCGAACCTCGGACGCACGCGCTTCAAGAACGCGGCGAACACGAGCGTGCTCTGGCACGGCGGCGTGCTGCGCGCGCTCTGGGAGGGCGGCGCGCCGCATCGCATCGATCCCCGCACGCTCGAGACGATCGGCGTCGACGATCTCGGAGGTCTCTTGCGCCCGGAGCGCGCGATCGAGCGCGCGCTCGCCCCCGAGCACGCGTTCACCGCGCATCCCGCGATCGATCCGCGCAGCGGCGAGCTGTGGGGGTTCGGCGTGATCGGCGGGCCGAGGGCGCGCCTCGCGATCTATCGGCTCGATGCCGAGGGCGCGCCGATCGAGCGACGCTTCGTCGCGCTGCCGCGGCTCGCGTTCGTGCACGACTTCGTGCTCACCGAGCGCTTCCTCGTGTTCCTGCTCGCGCCGATCGCGTTCGATCTCGCGCGCGCGATCGTCGGTCTCGCGAGCCCGGTGGACGCGCTGCGCCGCGATCCGTCGCTCGGCACGACGGTGCTGGTGGTGCCGCGCGACGGCGGTGCGCTGCGCACGATCGAGGCGCGCGCCGGCTTCGTGTTCCACCACGTCGCGGGCTGGGACGAGGGCACGCGCGAGATCGTGATCGACACGCTGCGCATGGACGACTTCGAGGGCGGCACGATCGACGTGCTCGACCCTGCCGCGCTGCGCCGGGTGCGCGTGCCGCGCGCGGTGCCGACCCGCATGATCGTCGACCTCGCGACGCGCCGCGTGCGCGAGGAGGTGCACATCGACGCGGACGTCGAGCTGCCCACGATCGATCCGCGCCGTCGCACCCGCCCCGCGCGCATCGCGTACGCCGTCGCGCGCCCGAGCGGATGGAGCGCCATCTCGCACCCCGCGATCGCGCGGCTCGATCTCGCGTCGCGCGAGGTGCACATGCGCGATCTCGCGCCGGATCTCCCGGGCGAGCCGCTCTACGTCCCGCGTCCCTACGCGCCCGAGGGCGAAGGCTACGTGCTCACGATCGTCTATCGCGCCGAGACGCACCGCAGCGAGCTCTGGGTGCTCGACGCGCGCGATCTGTCGACGGTTGCGCGCGCAACCCTGCCGCACCACGTCCCCCTCGGGTTCCACGGGACGTTCGTGCCGAGCTGA
- a CDS encoding SDR family oxidoreductase — protein sequence MSFDLELSGRRALVTGGTKGVGAAVVRALREAGVRVVATARSAPDDADGVHYVAADVTTADGCALVVQETLAHLGGIDILVNLLGGSSAPAGGFAALDDEQWTRELGLNLMPAVRLDRALVPAMLAQGSGVVVHVTSIQHQLPLPESTTAYAAAKAALSTYSKALSKEVSPKGVRVVRVSPGWIETEAATRLAERLAAQAGTDYEGGKKIIMGSLGGIPLGRPATPREVADLITFVASPRAGSITGTEIVIDGGTVPTA from the coding sequence GTGAGCTTCGACCTCGAGCTGAGCGGCCGCCGCGCGCTCGTGACCGGCGGAACGAAGGGCGTCGGGGCCGCGGTCGTACGCGCGCTCCGAGAAGCAGGCGTCCGCGTCGTCGCGACCGCGCGGTCGGCGCCGGACGACGCCGACGGCGTCCACTACGTCGCGGCGGACGTCACCACGGCCGACGGCTGCGCGCTCGTCGTGCAGGAGACGCTCGCGCACCTCGGCGGCATCGACATCCTGGTGAACCTGCTCGGAGGATCGAGCGCGCCTGCGGGTGGCTTCGCCGCGCTCGACGACGAGCAGTGGACTCGCGAGCTGGGCCTCAACCTGATGCCTGCCGTGCGCCTCGACCGCGCCCTCGTGCCCGCGATGCTGGCGCAGGGCTCCGGCGTCGTCGTGCACGTCACCTCGATCCAGCACCAGCTCCCGCTGCCCGAGTCGACCACCGCGTACGCGGCCGCGAAGGCGGCGCTGTCGACCTACAGCAAGGCGCTCTCGAAGGAAGTGAGCCCGAAGGGCGTGCGCGTCGTGCGCGTGTCCCCCGGCTGGATCGAGACCGAAGCGGCGACGCGTCTCGCGGAGCGCCTCGCTGCGCAGGCGGGCACCGACTACGAAGGCGGCAAGAAGATCATCATGGGCTCGCTCGGCGGGATCCCGCTGGGGCGGCCCGCGACGCCGCGCGAGGTCGCGGATCTGATCACGTTCGTCGCGTCCCCGCGGGCGGGCTCGATCACCGGGACCGAGATCGTCATCGACGGCGGAACGGTGCCCACGGCGTGA
- a CDS encoding DNA polymerase/3'-5' exonuclease PolX, protein MDHRTAADVLTRLAFATEVLEGSTHESKAWANAARVIRQLPGDLRAMMESGQLAEVRGIGSSSLRVIREVLEGREPEELRALEARVPDGLFAINRIKGLGPAKIRKLWQGLGVTTIGELEHACRENRLVLLDGFGKKTQANVLEQIEQMHRADRVLLRSRASALVLPLLASLRMRGVRAEALGDFRRGMELVDGLAIVVAGDDAVIDETLGAHGVEDGHIDGTTIDVKRTDAARFGAIAVLGTTSPEHLELLRARASERGLELRDDGLYSKGALVACEDEDALYRALELVTTDPERRDPGVPLVGIGKARPRLVELRDLRGALHNHTTESDGAGTLEEMRAAASTMGLEYLGISDHSQSADYARGLTPDRLRAQIATIERARREPGCALLSGVESDILADGKLDYEDAILASIDVVIASVHRRFGLDRDATTQRMVAAAKNPFTDVIGHPTGRLLLGRPANDLDMGAMLDAAAESGCAVELNASPHRLDLHDRHCAMAKERGVPVSIAADAHAPGELLQLEHGIAIARRGGLTPDDVLNCRPLDALRDWLRARRQRAGLAS, encoded by the coding sequence ATGGATCACCGCACCGCCGCCGACGTCCTCACGCGCCTCGCCTTCGCCACCGAAGTCCTCGAAGGATCGACGCACGAGTCGAAGGCGTGGGCGAACGCCGCGCGTGTCATCCGCCAGCTCCCCGGCGATCTGCGCGCGATGATGGAGAGCGGTCAGCTCGCCGAGGTGCGCGGCATCGGCAGCTCGAGCCTGCGCGTGATCCGCGAGGTGCTCGAGGGACGCGAGCCCGAGGAGCTGCGCGCGCTCGAGGCGCGAGTGCCCGACGGGCTCTTCGCGATCAACCGGATCAAAGGCCTCGGCCCCGCGAAGATCCGCAAGCTCTGGCAGGGCCTCGGCGTGACGACGATCGGCGAGCTCGAGCACGCGTGCCGCGAGAACCGCCTGGTGCTGCTCGACGGGTTCGGCAAGAAGACGCAGGCGAACGTGCTCGAGCAGATCGAGCAGATGCATCGCGCCGATCGCGTGCTGTTGCGCAGTCGCGCGAGCGCGCTGGTGCTGCCGCTGCTCGCGAGCCTGCGCATGCGCGGCGTGCGCGCCGAGGCGCTCGGGGACTTCCGGCGCGGCATGGAGCTCGTCGACGGGCTCGCGATCGTGGTCGCGGGAGACGACGCGGTGATCGACGAGACGCTCGGCGCGCACGGCGTCGAGGACGGGCACATCGACGGGACGACGATCGACGTGAAGCGCACCGACGCGGCGCGCTTCGGCGCGATCGCGGTGCTCGGCACGACGAGCCCCGAGCACCTCGAGCTGCTGCGTGCGCGCGCGAGCGAGCGTGGCCTCGAGCTGCGCGACGACGGGCTCTACTCGAAGGGCGCGCTCGTCGCGTGCGAGGACGAGGACGCGCTCTATCGCGCGCTCGAGCTCGTGACGACGGATCCCGAGCGACGCGATCCCGGCGTGCCGCTCGTCGGCATCGGCAAGGCTCGGCCGCGGCTCGTCGAGCTGCGCGATCTGCGCGGCGCGCTGCACAACCACACGACCGAGAGCGACGGCGCGGGCACGCTCGAGGAGATGCGCGCGGCCGCGTCGACGATGGGCCTCGAGTACCTCGGCATCAGCGATCACAGCCAGAGCGCGGACTACGCGCGCGGCCTCACGCCCGATCGACTGCGCGCGCAGATCGCGACGATCGAGCGGGCGCGCCGCGAGCCGGGATGCGCGCTGCTGAGCGGCGTCGAGAGCGACATCCTCGCGGACGGCAAGCTCGACTACGAGGACGCGATCCTCGCGTCGATCGACGTGGTGATCGCGTCGGTGCACCGCCGCTTCGGGCTCGATCGCGACGCGACGACGCAGCGCATGGTCGCGGCCGCGAAGAACCCGTTCACCGACGTCATCGGACATCCGACGGGGCGTCTCTTGCTCGGCCGCCCCGCGAACGATCTCGACATGGGCGCGATGCTCGACGCCGCCGCGGAGAGCGGCTGCGCGGTCGAGCTCAACGCGAGCCCCCATCGCCTCGACCTCCACGATCGTCACTGCGCGATGGCGAAGGAGCGCGGTGTGCCCGTCTCGATCGCGGCAGACGCGCACGCACCGGGCGAGCTCCTGCAGCTGGAGCACGGCATCGCGATCGCGCGCCGCGGAGGGCTGACCCCCGACGACGTGCTCAACTGCCGCCCGCTCGACGCGCTCCGCGACTGGCTCCGCGCGCGCCGTCAGCGCGCGGGGCTCGCGAGCTGA
- a CDS encoding ABC transporter ATP-binding protein: protein MAGPGTERPRVSIGRLLQLAKSEWKRLAIGTLFLAIGSGASLVYPQAIRSLLDDALGADATASAARIDRIALLMGVVLAVQAVATGIRYVLFTTAGERVVTKLRRDLYARLLEQEIAFFDERRTGELQSRLASDTTVLQNAVSVNISMALRNAATIAGGVAMLLYTSPLLAAIMLSVVPPIALGAVYWGRRLRRLARDAQDALAAASAVAEESLAGIRTVRSFVAEAAEAARYGVAIERAYALQATRIRVASAFMAAVSAAGFAVVTLVLWYGGHLVIDGAMSVGGLTSFLVYTLLVAVSLGALTDLYADLTKASGAAERVFELLDRTPAMAPKGGLAPREARGELRFESVRFAYPARPDAPVLEGMELVVAPGEIVALVGPSGAGKSTIASLVARLYDPSEGRVRLDGHDLRELDPEWLRRQVGTVAQEPILFSTSIADNIRYARPDASDAEVEAAARVANAHEFVSRFPEGYATSVGERGVQLSGGQKQRIAIARAVLKDPRILVLDEATSALDAESEHLVKEALDRLMKGRTTLVIAHRLSTVRDADRVLVIDGGKIVQAGDHAALMAQEGLYRRLVERQLTVAA from the coding sequence GTGGCTGGCCCGGGCACGGAGCGTCCGCGCGTCTCGATCGGACGCTTGCTGCAGCTCGCCAAGAGCGAGTGGAAGCGGCTGGCGATCGGCACGCTCTTCCTCGCGATCGGCAGCGGCGCGAGCCTCGTCTACCCACAGGCGATCCGCTCGCTGCTCGACGACGCGCTCGGCGCCGACGCGACGGCGAGCGCCGCGCGCATCGATCGCATCGCGCTCCTGATGGGCGTCGTGCTCGCGGTGCAGGCCGTCGCGACCGGGATCCGGTACGTGCTCTTCACCACCGCGGGCGAGCGCGTCGTGACCAAGCTGCGGCGCGATCTGTACGCGCGGCTGCTCGAGCAGGAGATCGCGTTCTTCGACGAGCGCCGCACCGGCGAGCTGCAATCGCGCCTCGCGTCGGACACGACCGTCCTGCAGAACGCGGTGAGCGTGAACATCTCGATGGCGCTGCGGAACGCGGCGACCATCGCGGGCGGCGTCGCGATGCTGCTGTACACGTCGCCGCTGCTCGCCGCGATCATGCTCTCGGTCGTGCCGCCGATCGCGCTCGGCGCGGTGTACTGGGGTCGTCGGTTGCGAAGGCTCGCGCGCGACGCGCAGGACGCGCTCGCCGCGGCGAGCGCCGTCGCCGAGGAGAGCCTCGCGGGGATCCGCACGGTGCGCTCGTTCGTCGCGGAAGCCGCCGAGGCCGCGCGCTACGGCGTCGCGATCGAGCGCGCATACGCGCTCCAGGCAACGCGCATCCGTGTCGCGTCGGCGTTCATGGCCGCGGTGAGCGCCGCGGGGTTCGCGGTGGTGACGCTGGTGCTGTGGTACGGCGGGCACCTCGTGATCGACGGCGCGATGAGCGTCGGTGGGCTCACGTCGTTCCTCGTGTACACGCTGCTCGTCGCGGTCTCGCTCGGCGCGCTCACCGATCTCTACGCGGACCTCACGAAGGCGAGCGGCGCCGCGGAGCGCGTGTTCGAGCTGCTCGATCGCACGCCCGCGATGGCGCCCAAGGGCGGGCTCGCGCCGCGCGAGGCACGGGGCGAGCTGCGCTTCGAGTCGGTGCGCTTCGCGTATCCCGCGCGGCCCGACGCGCCGGTGCTCGAGGGGATGGAGCTCGTGGTCGCGCCCGGCGAGATCGTCGCGCTCGTCGGTCCGAGCGGCGCGGGCAAGTCGACGATCGCGTCGCTCGTCGCGCGGCTGTACGACCCGAGCGAGGGCCGGGTGCGGCTCGACGGGCACGATCTGCGCGAGCTCGATCCCGAGTGGCTGCGCCGTCAGGTGGGCACCGTCGCGCAGGAGCCGATCCTCTTCTCGACGTCGATCGCCGACAACATCCGCTATGCGCGCCCCGACGCGAGCGACGCCGAGGTCGAGGCCGCGGCGCGCGTGGCGAACGCGCACGAGTTCGTGTCGCGCTTCCCCGAGGGCTACGCGACGAGCGTCGGTGAGCGGGGCGTGCAGCTCTCGGGCGGACAGAAGCAGCGCATCGCGATCGCGCGCGCGGTGCTGAAGGATCCGCGCATCCTGGTGCTCGACGAGGCGACCAGCGCGCTCGACGCGGAGAGCGAGCACCTCGTGAAGGAGGCGCTCGATCGCCTGATGAAGGGGCGGACGACGCTGGTGATCGCGCATCGGCTGTCGACGGTGCGCGACGCCGATCGTGTGCTCGTGATCGACGGCGGGAAGATCGTGCAGGCAGGCGATCACGCGGCGCTGATGGCCCAAGAGGGCCTCTATCGCCGGCTCGTCGAGCGACAGCTCACCGTCGCCGCGTGA
- a CDS encoding winged helix-turn-helix transcriptional regulator: MGYAPLGKHDHHTPATAASGIEDAIHMLEGRWKLVILFHLFGGKTLRFSDLERAIPGISQKMLIQQLRQLEHDGIVARTVYAQVPPKVEYHLTEWGQSLCPALDELLTWAEKRPTPKRPRRAPRSS, translated from the coding sequence GTGGGGTACGCACCTTTGGGTAAGCATGACCATCACACGCCCGCGACGGCGGCCAGCGGCATCGAGGATGCGATCCACATGCTCGAGGGGCGCTGGAAGCTGGTCATCCTCTTCCACCTCTTCGGAGGGAAGACGCTGCGCTTCTCGGACCTCGAGCGCGCGATCCCGGGCATCTCGCAGAAGATGCTCATCCAGCAGCTCCGGCAGCTCGAGCACGACGGCATCGTCGCGCGCACCGTCTACGCGCAGGTGCCGCCGAAGGTCGAGTACCACCTGACGGAGTGGGGGCAGTCGCTGTGCCCCGCGCTCGACGAGCTGCTCACCTGGGCCGAGAAACGCCCGACGCCGAAGCGCCCGCGCCGCGCGCCCAGGTCGTCGTGA
- a CDS encoding class I SAM-dependent methyltransferase, translated as MTYDRAYWEGLWAKTLREHPDKVARRPPNAHLITEIASLRPGRVLDAGCGHGAETLWLAAHGWTVTAVDFSASALAHARSTAEALGPEIAARITWVEADLGAWTPPRAQFDLVVCLYVHVAGSVDETVRRMASGVAPGGALLMVGHRPIDPATGKPTAASGQVQVSVESAVAALDRSAWELVVAEERPRAIAGTGVDAVVLAKRVM; from the coding sequence ATGACGTACGACCGCGCGTACTGGGAAGGGCTCTGGGCGAAGACACTGCGCGAGCACCCCGACAAGGTCGCGCGCCGTCCGCCGAACGCGCACCTGATCACCGAGATCGCGAGCCTTCGACCGGGGCGCGTGCTCGACGCGGGGTGCGGTCACGGCGCGGAGACGCTCTGGCTCGCCGCGCACGGATGGACGGTCACCGCGGTCGACTTCTCGGCGAGCGCGCTCGCGCATGCGCGATCGACGGCCGAAGCTCTGGGACCGGAGATCGCCGCGCGCATCACGTGGGTCGAGGCGGACCTCGGCGCGTGGACGCCGCCCCGCGCGCAGTTCGACCTCGTGGTGTGCCTCTACGTGCACGTCGCGGGATCGGTGGACGAGACGGTGCGGCGCATGGCGAGCGGCGTCGCGCCCGGCGGCGCGTTGCTCATGGTCGGCCACCGTCCGATCGATCCCGCGACGGGGAAGCCCACGGCCGCCTCGGGCCAGGTGCAGGTCTCGGTCGAGAGCGCCGTCGCCGCGCTCGATCGCAGCGCGTGGGAGCTCGTCGTCGCGGAGGAGCGACCGCGCGCGATCGCGGGGACGGGCGTGGACGCCGTCGTCCTCGCGAAGCGCGTGATGTGA